A region from the Sphingomonas flavescens genome encodes:
- a CDS encoding ABC transporter ATP-binding protein, with the protein MTTEAAIRIENLCKTYEGGKRALDGVTFDVPRGQIFGLLGPNGAGKSTLINILAGLVVKTSGNVDIWGFDIDEHPRNAKRAIGIVPQEIIFDPFFTPRETLEIQAGLYGVPKSERHSDELLAAMHLTDKANAYSRTLSGGMKRRLLVAKAMVHSPPILVLDEPTAGVDVELRRQLWDYVRKLHAQGVTIVLTTHYLEEAEELCDRIAIINHGKVIANEPTRELVSKAQEKAVVVTFDKDIAKVPTNVCFENIDLIDERTLEITYRKDRANAGQVLSALTDAGLGIVDVSTRDPDLEDVFLSLTSSAQAAA; encoded by the coding sequence ATGACCACCGAAGCCGCGATCCGCATCGAGAATCTGTGCAAGACGTACGAGGGCGGCAAGCGGGCGCTGGACGGCGTGACATTCGACGTGCCGCGCGGGCAGATCTTCGGCCTGCTCGGCCCCAACGGCGCGGGCAAGTCGACGCTGATCAATATCCTGGCCGGCCTCGTCGTGAAGACCAGCGGCAATGTCGACATCTGGGGCTTCGACATCGACGAGCACCCGCGCAATGCGAAGCGCGCGATCGGCATCGTGCCGCAGGAAATCATCTTCGACCCGTTCTTCACCCCACGCGAGACGCTGGAAATCCAGGCCGGGCTGTACGGCGTGCCGAAGAGCGAGCGCCACAGCGACGAGCTGCTCGCGGCGATGCATTTGACCGACAAGGCGAACGCGTATTCACGAACGCTGTCGGGCGGCATGAAGCGACGCCTGCTGGTGGCGAAGGCGATGGTCCATTCGCCGCCGATCCTCGTGCTCGACGAGCCGACCGCTGGCGTCGACGTCGAGTTGCGCCGCCAGCTGTGGGACTATGTTCGCAAGCTGCACGCGCAGGGCGTGACCATCGTGCTGACTACGCACTATCTCGAGGAAGCCGAAGAGCTGTGCGACCGCATCGCGATCATCAACCACGGCAAGGTGATCGCCAACGAACCGACCCGCGAGCTGGTGTCGAAGGCGCAGGAGAAAGCGGTCGTCGTCACCTTCGACAAGGACATTGCGAAAGTCCCGACCAACGTCTGTTTCGAGAATATCGACCTGATCGACGAGCGGACGCTGGAGATCACCTACCGCAAAGACCGCGCCAATGCCGGGCAGGTGCTGAGTGCGCTAACGGACGCGGGACTGGGCATCGTCGACGTGTCCACACGCGACCCGGATCTCGAGGACGTCTTCCTGAGCCTTACCTCGTCCGCTCAGGCTGCCGCGTGA
- a CDS encoding zinc-finger domain-containing protein, with translation MASKIPPPEVIRVQTLQVACDGSGEISPALGHPRVFLRIEEDTGFVECGYCDRRFVLEGGLADTGA, from the coding sequence ATGGCATCGAAGATTCCACCGCCCGAGGTCATTCGGGTTCAGACGCTGCAGGTCGCCTGCGACGGATCGGGCGAGATTTCGCCCGCGCTTGGCCACCCGCGTGTGTTCCTGCGCATCGAGGAAGACACTGGGTTCGTCGAGTGCGGCTATTGCGATCGCCGTTTCGTCCTTGAGGGGGGATTAGCGGACACCGGCGCATGA
- the tldD gene encoding metalloprotease TldD, which produces MTGPDPRRFLYRSLDPDGAKRLAATHLAGHDDGELYLQYSTTEAFGFDDGRLKTADYHTNSGFGLRGVSGETTAFAHANEISAAAIDRAATTLKLLDPAQGAPAAAPARTNQAMYGADDPLSLVPFADKVALCQQIDAAARARDPRVAQVSVALAASWSVIDIVRADGFVASDIRPLVRLGVQIVAEHNGRREIGYHGLGGRYLYDQLFDEAVWGRAIDESLKQALVNLDSVAAPAGEMPVVMGSGWAGILLHEAIGHGLEGDFNRKGTSAFSGRIGDRVATPGVTIVDDGSMRLRRGSLTIDDEGTPTGRTVLIEDGILKGYLQDRLNARLMGMAPTGNGRRESYAHAPMPRMTNTFMLAGKDDPQELIGRVKDGIYAKSFGGGQVDITSGKFVFGCTEAYRIRGGKIAEPVKGATVIGDGPTVLTRVKGIGHDLELDEGIGVCGKGGQSVPAGVGQPTLLIDGLTVGGTAT; this is translated from the coding sequence ATGACCGGCCCCGATCCGCGCCGCTTCCTTTATCGCAGTCTCGATCCTGACGGCGCCAAGCGCCTTGCAGCGACGCATCTCGCCGGCCACGACGATGGCGAGCTTTACCTGCAGTACAGCACGACCGAAGCTTTCGGCTTCGACGACGGGCGGCTGAAGACTGCCGATTACCACACCAATTCGGGTTTCGGTTTGCGCGGCGTGTCGGGTGAGACGACCGCTTTCGCGCACGCCAACGAGATCAGCGCCGCGGCGATCGACCGCGCGGCAACGACGCTGAAGCTGCTCGATCCGGCCCAAGGCGCTCCTGCCGCCGCGCCCGCCCGCACCAACCAGGCGATGTACGGCGCCGACGATCCGCTCAGCCTCGTGCCGTTCGCCGACAAGGTCGCTTTATGCCAGCAGATCGACGCCGCGGCGCGTGCTCGGGATCCACGGGTGGCGCAGGTCAGCGTCGCGCTGGCGGCGAGCTGGAGTGTCATCGACATCGTCCGCGCCGACGGCTTCGTTGCGTCCGACATCCGGCCGCTGGTGCGCCTCGGCGTGCAGATAGTCGCCGAGCATAACGGGCGGCGCGAGATCGGCTATCACGGTCTTGGCGGGCGCTATCTTTACGACCAGCTATTCGACGAGGCGGTGTGGGGCCGTGCGATCGATGAGTCGCTCAAGCAGGCGCTGGTCAACCTCGACTCGGTCGCCGCGCCAGCCGGCGAGATGCCGGTGGTGATGGGCTCGGGCTGGGCCGGCATCCTTCTTCACGAAGCGATCGGCCACGGGCTCGAAGGCGACTTCAACCGCAAGGGAACGTCGGCCTTCTCCGGCCGCATCGGCGATCGCGTCGCGACGCCGGGTGTCACCATCGTCGACGACGGCTCCATGCGACTTCGCCGCGGGTCGCTAACGATCGATGATGAAGGCACGCCGACCGGCCGCACGGTGCTGATCGAGGACGGCATCCTGAAAGGGTATCTTCAGGACCGACTCAATGCTCGACTGATGGGCATGGCGCCGACCGGCAATGGACGGCGGGAAAGCTATGCACATGCGCCGATGCCGCGCATGACGAACACCTTCATGCTCGCCGGGAAGGACGATCCGCAGGAACTGATCGGTCGGGTGAAGGACGGCATTTACGCCAAGAGTTTTGGCGGCGGGCAGGTGGACATCACCAGCGGCAAGTTCGTGTTCGGCTGCACCGAGGCCTATCGCATCCGCGGCGGCAAGATCGCCGAGCCGGTCAAGGGCGCGACGGTGATCGGGGACGGTCCGACCGTGTTGACCCGGGTCAAGGGCATTGGCCACGACCTCGAGCTCGACGAAGGCATCGGCGTCTGCGGCAAGGGCGGCCAGAGCGTGCCGGCCGGAGTTGGTCAGCCGACTTTGCTCATCGACGGCCTGACGGTGGGCGGCACCGCGACTTGA
- a CDS encoding DUF924 family protein codes for MSGDWRADVLRFWFGLDPEQWFRGGDALDHLVRENFLKLWEAKRQLPAHSFLDDPLSALAGTILFDQFPRNMFRDHADQFSTDHLALQIAQGALDREFDQKLAPEERSFLYLPFEHSENLADQDRSVLLFTALGNEEQLDYAKRHHDVIAKFGRFPHRNKMLGRPPRPAELAAGDVVPW; via the coding sequence TTGAGCGGCGACTGGCGGGCCGATGTCCTCCGCTTCTGGTTCGGGCTCGATCCCGAGCAATGGTTTCGCGGCGGCGATGCGCTCGATCACCTGGTTCGCGAGAACTTCCTCAAGCTGTGGGAGGCCAAGCGCCAGCTTCCCGCACACTCCTTTCTCGACGATCCACTAAGTGCGCTCGCCGGCACGATCCTGTTCGACCAGTTTCCGCGCAACATGTTCCGCGATCACGCTGACCAGTTCTCGACCGATCATTTGGCGCTGCAGATCGCGCAAGGAGCTCTGGATCGCGAGTTTGACCAGAAACTAGCGCCCGAAGAGCGCTCTTTTCTCTACCTGCCTTTCGAGCACAGCGAAAACCTCGCCGATCAGGATCGTTCGGTCCTGCTGTTCACCGCGCTCGGCAATGAAGAGCAGCTCGACTACGCCAAGCGACACCATGACGTCATCGCCAAGTTCGGGCGATTTCCCCATCGAAACAAGATGTTAGGCCGCCCGCCGCGCCCGGCGGAGCTCGCTGCAGGCGACGTTGTCCCCTGGTGA
- a CDS encoding TIGR01244 family sulfur transferase, translated as MIRLDQQASVRGQVQPQEVANLAAEGITVLVNNRPDGEEPDQPRAHEIEDAAAVAGIAYHHIPITRGIGPAEVAAMRQVLEEAEGGQLLAFCRSGNRSALALALAKRERGETADDVQRCLSDAGFDAGPIAHLL; from the coding sequence ATGATCCGCCTCGACCAGCAAGCGTCCGTTCGGGGCCAGGTTCAGCCGCAAGAAGTTGCGAACCTGGCCGCGGAGGGAATAACGGTGCTGGTCAACAACCGGCCGGACGGCGAGGAACCGGACCAGCCGCGCGCGCACGAAATTGAGGACGCCGCCGCAGTTGCGGGAATCGCCTATCACCACATCCCCATCACACGCGGGATCGGCCCGGCCGAGGTCGCGGCGATGCGGCAGGTCTTGGAGGAGGCTGAGGGCGGCCAATTGCTGGCTTTCTGCCGGTCCGGAAACCGCTCGGCGCTGGCTTTGGCGCTAGCGAAGCGAGAGCGCGGCGAAACGGCTGACGACGTGCAACGGTGCCTGTCGGACGCCGGGTTCGACGCCGGCCCGATCGCGCATCTGCTTTAG